In the Mesorhizobium sp. WSM2240 genome, TCTTGAAGCGCTCCTTGCCCTTGAGACGATAGTGCTCCTCGGCGCCGCGGAACCCGGTCTTGCCGGGACTGACCGTGAAATCGAGGCCCAGTTCCCAAAGCGTGTCGCCAGGTCCCTCGTTCTCGAACGGATACTTCTGCGAATTGTCATAGGGATAAAACAGCAGATAGCTCTCGACCCGCAGCATGTCGAGCGTGGTGAAACGCGTCGGGATGATGCCCATGGGCTTGCCTTCCTGGACGATCGTGTCCCAGATCTTTGGCGCGTCCTGGCCGCGGCAGAAAATCTCGTAGCCGCGCTCGCCGGTGTAGCCTGTGCGCGAGATCATTACGGGCAGGCCGAACAGTTGCGTCTGCATGTGGTGGAAATAGTTCAGATCGCGGATGCCGGGCACGTGCTTGGCGAGATAGTCGACCGCCAGTGGGCCCTGCAGCGAAAGGTCGTGCAGATTGTCGTCGAAACGGACTGAAACATCGCGACCGATCGAGGCGCGCGTCAATTCCTCGTGGCCCGATCCCGAACCATGGACCACCATCCAGGAATTGGTGCTGATGCGATAGATGACGCAGTCGTCGGTGAACTTGCCGGCGTCATTGAGCATGCAGGCATAGGCCGACTTGCCGGGATAAATCTTCTCGACATTGCGCGTCGTGGCGAGATCAACGACATGAGAGGCGTGGGCGCCAGTTATATGGACCTTCTTGAGTCCCGAAACGTCCATCAGGCCGGCCTTGGTGCGGATCGCGACATATTCCTCGTCCGCGTCCTTGTCATAGGTCCACGCTGTGCCCATGCCGCTCCAGTCTTCCAGTTTGGAACCGAGCGCGCGGTGGCGATCGGCCAGCGTTGAAAAACGCCATGAAGCTGTCATCGGGTTCTCCTCCTTATTGTCGTCGCCGCCTGGGAGTTTGCCTTCGAGGTGGCCAGTGTCGGCGGCATCATGACTCGAAATTTACCGACAAGGCAATATCAACAGGCAAGATTTTTTACTGGTAGGCAACTTTGGCTTTTGGGACTGAAGCGCAGCCAATGACGCGCCCCCGCTCAGCGTGCAGGTATGGGCGGGTAGACCGCCGCCCTTGCGGGAAATCGAAGATCCATTGTCAAAGCTTTTCCAGACAAGCGCTTCGGTCACAGTTCAACGCACGCCTGGTGCGCCTGCACCATGGTAGCGGCCGGCACTTGGCGGGACGCGTGGTCCAGACCTTTCATGCACGATGCCATCGCAAGCCTCGCAGCGTCGGCGTAAATCAAACCACCGGCCGCACGAATTGTGTCTCTGTCGATGATCTCTTCGAGAACGCCTCGCGTCCTGAGCGGAAGAAGGTCGGTACAAGCGCTCATTCCGACCAGGACATGGCTTATCGGAACGACAACGCCATCGACTGTCACGCGCGGCTCTTCGCTTCCTTCCTTCCATTCCTCCAACGCTTCGAGCGCATCGTGAAAGGCATTCTGCAGCGTAATGGGCGCGTGGCCCTCGTAAAGTTCCGGCAGCACTCTCTGCATTTGCATGTCCTCCTCAAGCGTCGTTGATGCTGCTGCCATATGGTTTTCGATACTGGACCTCACTTTCAGCGCCATTAAGTATCTTGCTTATGGTGCAACATATTTGCACGTGAGTTAAATCTCGTCCACTGCGAAACGCCTTTGGCCCAACCCTTTTCGAAGTCCTGATTTAGCCCGGTGCGACAGCCCAAAATTGGGCTCGGCGATATTCGTTCGGCCAGTGGCGGAACCACCCGAACGAATGGGAAATCTACCCGTCCGGGCGTTTTCAAGAACGCGCATAGCCTGTCTGCTCTATTGGGAGAAATGACATCCTTTCGGGATGACCATCAAAGGAGCAGCCCTCCTTTGATCAATGCTGAAGGAAACTGAAGAAGATGGGTGTCGCTTTGGAGGCGAGCAGGCCGCTCAGTTTTCGCGAGGACGCCAGAAGCCTGATGTTCAGGCTTCTGACCTCCGTCGTCAGTGAACGCGACCCCGCGATGGCAGACGTGCTGACGGGGCGCGCAAGCCTTGACGCCCTTGCCCCGGCTCAGCGCATTTCGGCCCTACAGGCGAGCGGCATCTGGTTCCAGCTTGTCGCCATCACCAACGAATTGCTGGCAATGCGTTCACGTCGCGAGATCGAGCAAATGGGCGGCGCTGATGAAATCATCGGCTCCTTCGCTAACGTGGTGGGCGAGATCGCGGCCGCCGGCTATGGGGCCGAGGAGGTCCAGGCTACCCTCGACAAGCTCGCTGTCGGGCCGACCATGACGGCGCATCCTACCGAGGCCAAGCGCGTCACAGTTCTCGAAATCCATCGCCGCATCTATCGCAAGCTGACCGAACTCGAACAGCAGCGTTGGGCGCCGCGCGAACGCGAACAGCTGATCGACGACCTCAAGAGCGAAATCGAGATTCTTTGGATGTCGGGCGAGCTGCGCCTCGAACGGCCGTCGGTTGAGCGCGAGATAGCCTGGGGCCTGCACTTTTTCCGCGAGGTGATTTTCGAAGCGACGCCCAAGCTCTATGACCTGGTCGAGGAGGCCTTGGCGTGCCATTATCCGGAGCACGATCTGAAGGTCCCGTCCTTCATGCGCTATGCGTCATGGATCGGCGGCGACCGCGACGGCAATCCGAACGTCACGGCTAAGACCACGGCCTGTGCGCTCAACGAGTGCCGCCATGCGATCATTGGCTGGTACATCGGTCAGGTGCGTAAGCTGGTCACGGTGCTCAGCGTCAGCGCCAATGTCGTGGACGTCCCCGAAGCTTTCATCAAGGCGCTCGGACATGCGCTGCATCGCAGTGGCAATGCCTCGGAGATCGTCGCGCGCAATCCCGACGAACCGTTGCGCCAGTTCGCAGCCGCAATGCTCGATCGTCTGGAAGCGGTGCGCGGCGAGGCTTCGGCCAAACCCTATCCCCATTCGGACGCTTTCAAAGCTGATTTGCGCGAGCTTGAAAACGTACTGGCCCAACTTGGCGGTAAGCTTGTTGCAAAGCGCTTCGTGCGGCCATTGCGCCAGCAGGTGGAGACCTTCGGCTTTCGCACCGTTTCGCTCGACATCCGGCAGAACTCAACCGTCGTCAACCGCGTGCTGACCGAGCTGTTCCAGCTCGCTGACCCCGGCGGCGCGCCGGCATCCGACACGCCCCAATGGACCGCGCGGATCCGTGCGGCGCTGAATTCCGGCGAACAGCTCGAAGTCGACCGGCTGGCCCTATCCGAAGAAGCGCAGGAGCTCCTCGACCTGTTCGACGTTATCCGCAAAGCATCGGCTGGGCTGAACGACGGTTCCGTGGGCGCTTTCATCCTCTCGATGACGCGGTCTAGCGACGATCTTCTGGCCGTCTACCTGCTTGCGCAGTATTCCGGCCTGGCGACAGCGATGGACGGCAGCGGAACCATCGCGCTCCGTGTCGTGCCACTGTTCGAGACCATCGCCGATTTGCGCGCCGCGCCCGAGATTCTCGACCAACTGTTCGGCGTATCCATCGTCCGCCGTTCGGTGCGCGATTTCGGCAACAGCCAAGAAGTCATGTTGGGCTATTCGGACTCAAACAAGGATGGCGGTTTCCTCGCCTCCAACTGGGAACTGAACAAGGCGCAGCGACGGATTGCGGTGTTGGGTGTCAAGCGCAAGGTCAAGATCAGTTTTTTCCATGGCCGCGGCGGGTCGGTCAGCCGCGGCGGTGCGCCGACGGGCAGGGCAATCGCTGCTCAGCCTGCCGGCACGGTCGGTGGGGTAATGCGTGTCACCGAGCAGGGCGAGGTTGTTTCGTCCAAGTTCGCCAACCGCGGCACCGGCCTCTATCAGCTCGAAATCCTGGCGGCGAGCGTGTTTGCCCACAGCGTCAAATCGCAGAACGAAGCCGAGCTCAAGGATATCCCTGAGTTCAGTGAGGCGCTGGAAGCGTTGACCGGCATGTCACAGGCCTCCTACTCGGGCCTCATCAACGAACGCGGCTTCATCGACTATTTCAACCAGGCTAGCCCAGTGGAGGAGTTGTCGCTCCTCAAGATCGGCTCGCGACCGCCGCGCCGATTCGGCGCCAGTGACATCTCCGACCTGCGCGCTATTCCCTGGGTTTTCGCCTGGAGCCAAAACCGGCACCTGCTTACCAACTGGTACGGCATCGGCACCGCTTTGAACTCCTTCGTCAATGTGCGCGGTGATGCCGGTCTGGATTTGCTCAGGCAAATGTTTGAGCGCTCGCGCTTCTTTCGGCTCGTCGTCGACGAGGTCGACAAGGGCCTCTACCAGTCTGACATGGACATTGGCCGCCTCTATGCCGGGCTGGTGCAGGACCGTGAAGTGGGCGAGCGCATCCACCGCAAGATATCGGCCGAATACACGCTGACGCGGCGGATGATCTCTGAGGTCAATGGCGGCCTTAAACTGTCCGAGCGCTTCCCAGCGTTCAAGCGTCACTTCGACCGTATCCGCCCGCAGATGGACTCGATCCACAGGCTGCAGGTCCAGCTCTTGCGCGAGGTGCGCGCGCAGGATGGCGCCACTACAAAACCCAAGCGCGCGGTCAATGCACTTCTGCTTTCGATCAACTGCATTTCCGCCGGTCTCGGCTGGACCGGATGAACCATTATTGGCGCCGCATCGCGCCGCAAGGGAGAGAAGACAAATGAATATCCCAGCACGACCCGGCACCGGCAGCATTCGCCATTTCTTCCGCACCAGTGTCTCCAAGGCGGATCCTGCCGTCAACGACGCGATGGAGCGCGAACTCAATCGCCAGCGCGATGAAATCGAGCTGATCGCCTCCGAAAACATTGTCTCCAGGGCGGTGCTCGATGCGCAAGGTTCGGTGCTGACCAACAAATATGCAGAAGGCTATCCGGGCCGCCGCTACTATGGCGGCTGCCAGTTCGTCGACGAGGTCGAGGATTTGGCCCGCGAGCGTGCCAAGGCGATGTTCGGCTGCACCTTTGCAAACGTTCAGCCCAACTCCGGCAGCCAGGCCAACCAGTCCGTGTTTATGGCGCTGATGCAGCCAGGCGACACTTTCCTCGGTCTCAATCTCGCTGCAGGCGGGCATCTCACTCACGGTGCACCGGTCAACCAGTCCGGCAAGTGGTTCAATGTCGTCTCCTATGGGGTTCGGCCCGACACCCATCGCATCGATCTTGACGAGGTGCGCGACTTGGCGCGCAAGCACCTGCCGAAGGTGATTCTCGCCGGCGGCTCGGCCTATCCGCGCATTATTGACTTCAAGGCGTTTCGCGAGATCGCCGACGAGGTTGGCGCCAAGCTGTTCGTCGACATGGCGCACTTTGCCGGCCTGGTCGCCGGGGGAGTCCATCCCAACCCGCTCGAACATGCTCATGTGGTGACGACAACCACGCACAAGACGCTACGCGGCCCGCGTGGCGGCATGGTGTTGTCCAATGATGAGGAGATCGGCAAGAAGATTAACTCGGCGGTGTTTCCCGGCCTGCAGGGTGGGCCGCTGATGCACGTCATCGCCGCCAAGGCAGTCGCCTTCGGCGAGGCCCTGACTCCTGATTTCAAGGTCTACGCCGCAAACGTCGTGTCCAACGCCAAGGCACTGGCCGAAACGCTGCAGGATGGCGGCGTCGACATCGTCTCGGGCGGCACCGACACGCATCTGATACTGGTCGACCTGCGCCGCAAGAATCTGACAGGCAAGGCGGCAGAGGCGGCCCTCGGCCGCGCCCATATCACCTGCAACAAAAACGGCATTCCGTTCGACCCTCAGGGGCCGATGGTCACTTCCGGCGTGCGGCTCGGCACGCCTGCCTGCACGACACGTGGTTTCCTCGCCGACGAGTTTCGTCAGGTGGGCCGCATGGCAATGCGGGTGATCGACGGACTTGCCGCCAATGGAGATGAGGGCAACGCCGCCGTCGAAGCCAGCGTTCGCCAAGAAACACGCGAATTGGTCGATCGATTCCAAATCTACGACTAATTCCTGTCGCTGGGGAGCAGGCATGGCCGAAAGATCTGGACTTGGATTGCGTCAAGGCACGATGCCGATTTCGAAGGCGAGCCGATGGCGCAAGAGAAGAAGATCAATGTCCTGATTGCAGAACGCAATCCCCTGGTGATCTCGGCATTGCGCCACCTGATCGAGCGTGACGACCGCTTCGCATCCGCCGAGGGCGTCCAGAGTGGCGAGGCGTTCATTCGGGCCGTCGAGGAAATGCGGCCTGCCTTCGACGTGGCCATCGTCGGCTGGAAACTGTCCGACATGGACGCCGACGACGTGCTGGATGAACTTCGGCGTCGGCAGCTTACCGCGCAGGTGGTCGTCTTTTCCAATGACCACGACATCGGCATTTTGAAGCAATGCGTGCGGCTCGGTGCTCAGGGCTTCTGCTATCAGTTCGACGATCCGTGTATCCTGCTCGACACGCTGCTTGCGGTCTCCAATGGCCGCATCTGCATTCCATACATCGATGTCGCCAAGATCAACGAGACGCCGCTGTCGCGGCTAACTGTGCGCGAGCGCGAACTGCTCGCTGTTTTGGCCGACGGCTGGACCAACCTGCAGATCGCGGCGCGAACCGGGATCTCGGAGAACACGGTCAAATATCACCTGAAGAATCTCTATGACAAGTTGGGTGTGCGCAACCGCGCTATGGCTGTCGCGCTCTACGCCAGCGAGCGCAAGCGCGGCCCGCAACCGAGCCAGCGATAAGCGCAGGTTCGGCAATGCCAAGGTTTTTCCTCGCGCTCTCGAGACGACGTTCCGCCATTCATCGTCGTAGGGCAGTCATCGACTGTCTCGAAAGCCCCCTTGGGACGGTGTGCTGTCCGGCGCGACGGGGATTGGGTTTTGCTTAGACGGCGCAAGAATGCCAGATGCCGGCACCAAACTCTCCCAGCCGTCGGCGGGTCGCATAAAATTTCCGGCAGCTTGTCAACGCGACAAAGTGCAATCGATTCAATGGAATTGCGCCAACGGTGAAAGTCGTCATGCGACAAGTGCGCGCGCTCGTCACTTGACAGGAAATTAACTTTGCCTGACATTCCTTAGGGGAAATTTATTTTCCCATGGAAAAGCAAGTCACAATGAAGCCGAAAACGGCCAACCGGAGGAGAAAAAATGGAAGCGACTTTAAGTCAGCAACGCGCGGACGCGACTCTCGATCAGCGCATCGACAGAATGCATGCGAGGGATCGGGCGGGCCTCGTTATTTTCGTGGCGGTGCTCTGGTGCACCATGTTGTTCGCACTGTTCAGCGTCTGGTCCTACATCTCCATCCCGGCCATCCGCGCCATCCTGTTGATTGCCTGCGGCCTGGTGCTGACGTTCAACACAGCGGCCATTGTCGCCATGCTGCGTCACTACGTTGAAGACAAACACTTCATTTATGGTCTCGACATCAAACATCTCGACGAGATGCGGCGTCGCCGGGCCTGAGGAGCGCACAATGGCTTACAACCCCCCGAAACAGAACCTCGCAGGCCAAATTTTTGACGTCCTGACCTTGCTGGTGCTGACCGTCGGCGCTCTATACATCCCGCTCTATTTGGGCCTCGCCGGTGCTGCCAAGGTGCCGAACCCGATCGCCAATCCGACCTGGGAAGCACTCGGCCAGAACGCGGCCGAGCAGCAGCAGTGGGCCGCCCTCGGTATCACCGACCCAGCAGCCGCCAATGACATCATCACCGCCCGCTTCGACTACAGCTTCAGCTGGGCCGCGCTGATCGTCATGGCTGTGCTTGTCATCGGCTATTTCGTCATGGTCGTGCGGCTTTCCGACAAGGAATATCGCGAAGTCATAGAAGAACGCTTCGGAAAGAAGCACTAGGGGGAGGCCTCAATGGATACCTGGAACATCCTCGAATACGTCGCCTGGGCACTCTCAGCAATGTTCGGCGTGTTGATGCTCATCGACCTGGTTCGCATCGATACCACTTACGACAACGAGCTGCTGACCTCTTCTCGCGAAGGCGAGATCGAGGCGACGGCAGAACGCCACGAGATCTGAGGGGACGACGATGGCAAATGCAATTTCAAGTGCGGCCAAGCCGGAACGGCTTCAGCTGCTGCGCGTGCTCGGTCCCGCCCATATCTGGGCGCTCGGCGTCGGCATCGTTCTGGTCGGTGAATATATGGGCTGGAACTTCTCGGTTGGCAAAGGCGGCATGATCGCCGGCCTCATCGCCTGCTGGGTCGCCGGTCTGCTTTACACCTGCGTGGCCATGATCGATTCAGAAGTGACTTCGACGGTAGCCGCCGCCGGCGGCCAATACGCCCAGGCCAAGCACATCGTAGGCCCATTGATGGCCTTCAATGTAGGTCTGTTCCTCGTCATGGCCTACACCATGCTTGAAGCGGCCAACGCGATCACCGTCGGCTTCTTGCTCGACACGGTTGCCGGTATGCAGGGCCATTCCGGGCTAAACCAGCAGCCATTCATCATCCTCGCCATTATGTTTCTGGCATGGCTCAATTATCGTGGTGTGCTGGCGACGCTGACCTTCAATCTGGTTATCACAGCAATCGCCTTCCTGGCGATCGTCGCGCTGTTCGTAGCGGTGCAGTTCGGCGCGTCGGCCGTACCGCTGGACTTCTCGGCGATCACGACGGATGCCATGCCCTACGGCTGGCTCGGCATTGTCGCGGCACTGCACTTCGGCTTGTGGTACTATCTCGGAAT is a window encoding:
- a CDS encoding aminomethyltransferase family protein, coding for MTASWRFSTLADRHRALGSKLEDWSGMGTAWTYDKDADEEYVAIRTKAGLMDVSGLKKVHITGAHASHVVDLATTRNVEKIYPGKSAYACMLNDAGKFTDDCVIYRISTNSWMVVHGSGSGHEELTRASIGRDVSVRFDDNLHDLSLQGPLAVDYLAKHVPGIRDLNYFHHMQTQLFGLPVMISRTGYTGERGYEIFCRGQDAPKIWDTIVQEGKPMGIIPTRFTTLDMLRVESYLLFYPYDNSQKYPFENEGPGDTLWELGLDFTVSPGKTGFRGAEEHYRLKGKERFKIYGVLLDSDKAADEGAPIYRDGKRVGVVTCAMYSPLVKKSMGIARLDVDCAIIGTPLEIRNASGSVKATAQSLPFDDPKKLKRTAKG
- a CDS encoding phosphoenolpyruvate carboxylase translates to MGVALEASRPLSFREDARSLMFRLLTSVVSERDPAMADVLTGRASLDALAPAQRISALQASGIWFQLVAITNELLAMRSRREIEQMGGADEIIGSFANVVGEIAAAGYGAEEVQATLDKLAVGPTMTAHPTEAKRVTVLEIHRRIYRKLTELEQQRWAPREREQLIDDLKSEIEILWMSGELRLERPSVEREIAWGLHFFREVIFEATPKLYDLVEEALACHYPEHDLKVPSFMRYASWIGGDRDGNPNVTAKTTACALNECRHAIIGWYIGQVRKLVTVLSVSANVVDVPEAFIKALGHALHRSGNASEIVARNPDEPLRQFAAAMLDRLEAVRGEASAKPYPHSDAFKADLRELENVLAQLGGKLVAKRFVRPLRQQVETFGFRTVSLDIRQNSTVVNRVLTELFQLADPGGAPASDTPQWTARIRAALNSGEQLEVDRLALSEEAQELLDLFDVIRKASAGLNDGSVGAFILSMTRSSDDLLAVYLLAQYSGLATAMDGSGTIALRVVPLFETIADLRAAPEILDQLFGVSIVRRSVRDFGNSQEVMLGYSDSNKDGGFLASNWELNKAQRRIAVLGVKRKVKISFFHGRGGSVSRGGAPTGRAIAAQPAGTVGGVMRVTEQGEVVSSKFANRGTGLYQLEILAASVFAHSVKSQNEAELKDIPEFSEALEALTGMSQASYSGLINERGFIDYFNQASPVEELSLLKIGSRPPRRFGASDISDLRAIPWVFAWSQNRHLLTNWYGIGTALNSFVNVRGDAGLDLLRQMFERSRFFRLVVDEVDKGLYQSDMDIGRLYAGLVQDREVGERIHRKISAEYTLTRRMISEVNGGLKLSERFPAFKRHFDRIRPQMDSIHRLQVQLLREVRAQDGATTKPKRAVNALLLSINCISAGLGWTG
- the glyA gene encoding serine hydroxymethyltransferase is translated as MNIPARPGTGSIRHFFRTSVSKADPAVNDAMERELNRQRDEIELIASENIVSRAVLDAQGSVLTNKYAEGYPGRRYYGGCQFVDEVEDLARERAKAMFGCTFANVQPNSGSQANQSVFMALMQPGDTFLGLNLAAGGHLTHGAPVNQSGKWFNVVSYGVRPDTHRIDLDEVRDLARKHLPKVILAGGSAYPRIIDFKAFREIADEVGAKLFVDMAHFAGLVAGGVHPNPLEHAHVVTTTTHKTLRGPRGGMVLSNDEEIGKKINSAVFPGLQGGPLMHVIAAKAVAFGEALTPDFKVYAANVVSNAKALAETLQDGGVDIVSGGTDTHLILVDLRRKNLTGKAAEAALGRAHITCNKNGIPFDPQGPMVTSGVRLGTPACTTRGFLADEFRQVGRMAMRVIDGLAANGDEGNAAVEASVRQETRELVDRFQIYD
- a CDS encoding response regulator transcription factor, whose amino-acid sequence is MAQEKKINVLIAERNPLVISALRHLIERDDRFASAEGVQSGEAFIRAVEEMRPAFDVAIVGWKLSDMDADDVLDELRRRQLTAQVVVFSNDHDIGILKQCVRLGAQGFCYQFDDPCILLDTLLAVSNGRICIPYIDVAKINETPLSRLTVRERELLAVLADGWTNLQIAARTGISENTVKYHLKNLYDKLGVRNRAMAVALYASERKRGPQPSQR